The proteins below are encoded in one region of Brassica napus cultivar Da-Ae chromosome A6, Da-Ae, whole genome shotgun sequence:
- the LOC106347300 gene encoding protein MIZU-KUSSEI 1, whose translation MRTMVDLGKQRDHLHHRMQIINTPTTVDCAREIRLRRTLRSFIECMLPYCCTYQQQPAHSYQNDTVSVSSSTSSDHSSSDHSSSSSSIVSGTFFGHRRGRVSFCLQDATVGSPPLLLLELAVPTAALAKEMDEEGVLRIALECDRRRSSSSNNSRSSSIFDVPVWSMYCNGRKMGFAVRRKVTENDAVLLRMMQSVSVGAGVVPLDEEEQTLYLRARFERVTGSSDSESFHMMNPRGSYGQELSIFLLRS comes from the coding sequence ATGAGAACGATGGTTGATCTAGGAAAGCAAAGAGATCATCTTCACCACCGCATGCAAATAATAAACACTCCGACCACCGTCGATTGCGCTCGTGAAATTCGTCTCCGACGAACTCTACGTTCATTCATCGAATGCATGCTCCCATACTGTTGCACTTACCAACAACAACCTGCTCATTCGTACCAAAACGACACCGTTTCGGTCTCTTCCTCTACTTCCTCAGACCACTCCTCCTCAGACcactcctcctcttcctccagCATCGTAAGTGGAACTTTCTTCGGGCACCGTCGTGGCAGAGTCAGTTTCTGCCTTCAAGACGCCACCGTGGGATCTCCGCCGCTTCTCCTCCTTGAGCTAGCTGTACCCACGGCCGCTTTAGCCAAGGAGATGGATGAAGAAGGTGTTCTACGCATAGCCCTGGAGTGTGACCGTCGTCGAAgtagcagcagcaacaacagtCGTTCTTCCTCGATCTTCGATGTTCCTGTGTGGTCCATGTACTGCAACggaaggaagatggggtttgctGTGAGGAGAAAGGTGACGGAGAACGATGCCGTTTTGTTGAGGATGATGCAGTCTGTTTCAGTGGGAGCTGGTGTTGTGCCGTTGGATGAGGAGGAGCAGACGCTTTACTTGAGAGCGAGGTTCGAGCGAGTCACTGGGTCGAGCGACTCGGAATCGTTTCATATGATGAATCCTCGTGGTAGTTATGGACAGGAGCTTAGTATATTTCTTTTGAGATCGTGA